TTTCTTTCCCTGAAGAGTTTCTTTCTCTTTTCCGAAAAGAGAAAGAAAGGCTTCATGCGAAGCCAAACTGGTATCTTTCTCCAGGCAGCAATTCTTTTCTTAGCGGGAAGCGCGTCATTACGGTAGCGCTCTCAGGGGCTAAAATTTTGCCTGCTCTTAACTGCGAAATCGCTATTTTAGTACCCTCACGAGCGCAATCTTTATTTACATAAGCCAAGCCCACCTGAATGTAGTCAACAAGCGCAGCACTAGTAACTACTCCAATACTTTCTCCTTTTTGATTTAATACCGAATCGCCAGGTCTAAGTGCTCTAGCACCTTTGCGATCTAACTTAAATCTGACAATTTCTTGTTTTCTGAGTTTTTCAAACTCTATAAATTTGCTCCTTCCTATAAAGTAAGGCTTGTGAAGTTTTACAAAAGCCCCGAAACCCGCGCCGCTCGGCGTTATTTTATGCTCGCCAGCAAGCTCGTGGCCGTATAAAGGCAAGCCTGCTTCTATTCTTGTAGAATCTCTACATGCAAGTCCGCAAGGCTTTGCACCAAATTCTTTCCCTTTTTCTAAAATTAAGTTCCAAAGTTTAGGCGCTTGCTTTGGATGCAAAAAAAGCTCGTAGCCTATATTTTCACCAGTATAGCCAGTTCTAGAAATAATTAGTTTTATTCCAGCAAGCTCAACCTCTGCGAGCTCGTTCTTTCGTAGCTCTGCAATAATTTTTTTAGTAGCGCTATCAGCGAGCTCTTGAATTATTTTCAAAGAGTTAGGACCTTGTAATGCAATATCTATTTTCTGCTCTTCACCTGCTTCACTAAGTTTCAAATCACTAATAGTAACTTCGCCTTCCACTTCTATACAAGGTCTATCATTATCTATACATATATTTTTGGAATTTACAGATACAAGCCATTCTTTTATTTTATCTGCATTCACAGCATTTGTTACAATAATATATCTATCGTTAGCTAGCCGATATATGAAGACATCATCCATTACCTGCCCTTCGGGATCAAGTATATATGAATACTGCGACTGACCTGTCTTAAGTAGAGGTACATAATTAGTAGTGACAAGATCTAAAAATCTAGTTGAATATTTACCTTTAACTTCAATTACACCCATGTGCGAGACGTCGAAAAGTCCTGCCTTCTCGCGAACAGCACGATGCTCTTCATTAACGTTTGTATATACCAAAGGCATTTCCCAATTTGCAAAATTTGTGAAGTGGTTTGTGAATTTTAAGTGCTCATCGTATAAGTAAGATTTTCTTACTTTTACTTTTGGAACGTATCTGAACTCTGATTTTCTAGCTAATTTTTCTCCTTTAGCTAGATTGGTGCAGCCTATAAAATAAGGTTTGGCAAAGTTAAATAAATCGCTATTAGGCAATTTTTCAGCTATTAATTTAGCTCCAGCTACTTTGCCTATCTGCCTAGCGCCGAGCTCAGAGCCTTTTTTTAGTATGACAGACAACAATTTTTCTGCACTTGAAAGGCTTGTATAGAACAATATTTCAAATGGTTTTTTACCAGTCCTGATAATTCCTACTTTCATATTCTCTAAATTTGGCAGTAATCTTTGCAGCAATTGTTGAGTTTTAGGCCCTTGGATACCTGCTACAAGTATTGACTCAGAAATTTCTTTTAAATCTTCTACTATCACAGGCCCTTCGATTTTTCTGTAAATATCCTCATCGAATATAACATAGCCATCAGAAAGCGCTCTCAACCAAAGTTTGATTTTTTCTGTATTTTCAGGATTTGTAATTACTAAAAAGTGTGCTCTGCCTAACGCATCGTTCTGTAATCTAGCGATAGCAACATAGTCCAAGACGTTAGAGGCTCTATCTAGTAAAATGGAATATTGTGCATAGCCAACTTCTAAGTTTAGCGTGTTGTTCGTGCTCACTTCTTGTATAAATGCTTCTGCTCGCTCGCGATCGCCTGTAATTTCGAGCAGCCCGTAATCTCTAAGGTCGAAAATCGCAACTCCATTTTTTGCAGCCTCTAACTCTTTCTCTACACTCTCATAATACTCAGGCATTTTGTGGCTCTCGACTTCTCTATCAGATACATAGTAGTGCGGATAGCATTTTCCAGTAAATCTGGGTTTGTAGCGCGCACGCTCACAAAGTTTAGAAATCTCAAATCTTGTTTCTGCTATTATTTCTAGCTCTATTTTTCCACGGCCTAGTTCGCCAGTAATACCAATATAATAAAAAGGTTTGATATTTACCAATACTTTCCAGATAAGTTCGGCTAATTTTTCTATTTCTGCTTTACCAAACCCTAATTGCGATATCCAGGTAGTACCGAATCTTAGCCCGCTGGGATGTGCGGGATTAACATCACCCATAATAGCATTTTTGTTGCAGACAATCCCACAAATATCTAGAATTCTAGAAGCTATTTCGCCGCTGAGCTTAAGAGGCTTAAGATCGAGTAATACCATATGCGTATCTGTTCCGCCGTAGGCTAATTTCAAGCCTCTTTTTTCAAATTCTTTCGCTAAGTTTTGCGCATTCTCAACTGTTCTTTCTTGAAGCTCTCTAAAAGCTCTTGTCTTAGCAAGCTCAAATGCTACTGCTTTAGCAGCAATATTGCAGATGTGCGGACCTCCCTGCTCTTCAGGAAATACTGCGGCATCTATTTTACGAGCTTTTTCCTCATCCACAGTAATAATTACCGCTCCTCTAGGACCACAAATGGTCTTGTGAGT
The sequence above is a segment of the Candidatus Thermoplasmatota archaeon genome. Coding sequences within it:
- the gcvT gene encoding glycine cleavage system aminomethyltransferase GcvT; its protein translation is MSYSELLDKELEEIDADTKAIIDFEEERQTNKIILIASESICPKAVKQALGSAFTSLYAEGYPPKRLAQQSIERIRDYKTELSYQRRYGDRRYYKGCEYVNFIESLAQRRCAELFSTPEIPAEKIFVNVQPLSGAAANNAVYEAFLNPGDTVMGLALDSGGHLTHGSPANRSGKLYKVVSYEVDKNTGKLNYESIKKLALEHKPKMIIAGYSAYPWSVDWGKFSEIAKGCNAILLADIAHPAGLVVAGKFPNPIGYADVITFTTHKTICGPRGAVIITVDEEKARKIDAAVFPEEQGGPHICNIAAKAVAFELAKTRAFRELQERTVENAQNLAKEFEKRGLKLAYGGTDTHMVLLDLKPLKLSGEIASRILDICGIVCNKNAIMGDVNPAHPSGLRFGTTWISQLGFGKAEIEKLAELIWKVLVNIKPFYYIGITGELGRGKIELEIIAETRFEISKLCERARYKPRFTGKCYPHYYVSDREVESHKMPEYYESVEKELEAAKNGVAIFDLRDYGLLEITGDRERAEAFIQEVSTNNTLNLEVGYAQYSILLDRASNVLDYVAIARLQNDALGRAHFLVITNPENTEKIKLWLRALSDGYVIFDEDIYRKIEGPVIVEDLKEISESILVAGIQGPKTQQLLQRLLPNLENMKVGIIRTGKKPFEILFYTSLSSAEKLLSVILKKGSELGARQIGKVAGAKLIAEKLPNSDLFNFAKPYFIGCTNLAKGEKLARKSEFRYVPKVKVRKSYLYDEHLKFTNHFTNFANWEMPLVYTNVNEEHRAVREKAGLFDVSHMGVIEVKGKYSTRFLDLVTTNYVPLLKTGQSQYSYILDPEGQVMDDVFIYRLANDRYIIVTNAVNADKIKEWLVSVNSKNICIDNDRPCIEVEGEVTISDLKLSEAGEEQKIDIALQGPNSLKIIQELADSATKKIIAELRKNELAEVELAGIKLIISRTGYTGENIGYELFLHPKQAPKLWNLILEKGKEFGAKPCGLACRDSTRIEAGLPLYGHELAGEHKITPSGAGFGAFVKLHKPYFIGRSKFIEFEKLRKQEIVRFKLDRKGARALRPGDSVLNQKGESIGVVTSAALVDYIQVGLAYVNKDCAREGTKIAISQLRAGKILAPESATVMTRFPLRKELLPGERYQFGFA